One window of Novipirellula aureliae genomic DNA carries:
- the rpsH gene encoding 30S ribosomal protein S8, producing MMTDPIADMLTRIRNAVRVEKPYVDIPSSRVKRGVADVLKREGFIWDWKEVDQENPSATLRLELKYGPNGERVIQTIKRISKPGRRLYTRSNELRPVLGGLGISIISSSHGVISDREARRDNVGGEVLCEVS from the coding sequence ATGATGACTGACCCAATTGCCGACATGCTGACTCGGATCCGTAATGCGGTTCGTGTGGAAAAACCCTATGTGGATATTCCAAGCAGTCGGGTGAAGCGTGGCGTGGCCGATGTGCTCAAGCGAGAAGGTTTTATTTGGGACTGGAAAGAAGTCGACCAGGAAAACCCTTCGGCAACACTTCGTTTGGAATTGAAGTACGGCCCCAATGGCGAGCGCGTGATCCAAACGATCAAGCGGATTAGTAAGCCAGGTCGTCGATTGTATACGCGTAGCAATGAATTGCGTCCGGTGCTCGGCGGGCTGGGGATTAGTATTATCAGCAGCAGCCATGGCGTGATTAGCGATCGTGAAGCTCGTCGCGATAATGTCGGCGGCGAAGTGCTTTGCGAAGTTTCGTAG
- a CDS encoding type Z 30S ribosomal protein S14, whose product MASKSKIAKAERKPKFSTRRENRCKFCGRPRSVYRKFGLCRICFRENANIGLIPGVRKASW is encoded by the coding sequence GTGGCAAGTAAATCAAAGATCGCGAAGGCCGAACGCAAGCCTAAGTTTAGCACTCGGCGAGAGAATCGCTGCAAGTTCTGTGGAAGACCACGCAGCGTCTATCGTAAATTTGGCCTGTGCCGAATTTGTTTTCGCGAAAACGCGAACATTGGGTTGATCCCCGGCGTTCGCAAGGCAAGTTGGTAA
- the rplE gene encoding 50S ribosomal protein L5: protein MADSKTRMQTRYDETIRQALVEKHSYANPHQVPRIEKITVNMGVGAATGDKKILDLAVDAMTQITGQKPVITVARKSIAGFRLREGMPIGCMVTMRRQRMYEFLDRLVSIVLPRVRDFRGINRNAFDGNGNYTLGLNEQLVFPELNPDKFTRPQGMNITIVTSARTNDEARDLLEMFGMPFKQIPKKEDAA, encoded by the coding sequence ATGGCTGATTCAAAAACACGAATGCAAACTCGCTATGATGAGACCATACGCCAGGCGTTGGTTGAAAAGCATAGCTACGCGAATCCTCACCAGGTTCCACGGATCGAGAAGATCACGGTGAACATGGGTGTTGGGGCAGCGACAGGCGACAAGAAGATTCTTGACTTGGCGGTTGATGCGATGACCCAGATTACTGGCCAAAAGCCTGTTATCACGGTTGCTCGTAAATCGATCGCGGGTTTTAGGCTTCGCGAAGGGATGCCGATTGGTTGCATGGTGACGATGCGACGTCAGCGGATGTATGAGTTTTTGGATCGGCTGGTTTCGATTGTTTTGCCACGCGTCCGTGACTTTCGTGGGATCAATCGCAACGCGTTCGATGGCAATGGAAACTATACGCTGGGCTTGAACGAGCAGTTGGTTTTCCCAGAATTGAATCCCGACAAGTTCACTCGTCCGCAAGGCATGAACATTACGATCGTGACTTCGGCTCGGACGAATGACGAGGCTCGCGATTTGTTGGAAATGTTTGGAATGCCGTTTAAGCAGATTCCAAAGAAAGAAGACGCTGCTTAA
- the rplX gene encoding 50S ribosomal protein L24 — MKFRIDDEVQVIAGADIGHKGKILKVDRKNNKVVVEGAGRVWKHVRKSQKNPQGGRLNKEMPISASNVMLVDPTTGKPTRIGVRFLKDGSKERFAKKSGTTLDKIAPARSRHAVK, encoded by the coding sequence ATGAAATTCCGAATCGATGATGAAGTCCAAGTGATTGCCGGAGCCGATATCGGCCATAAAGGCAAGATCTTGAAGGTGGACCGCAAGAACAATAAGGTGGTCGTCGAAGGTGCCGGGCGTGTTTGGAAGCATGTTCGCAAGAGTCAAAAGAATCCACAGGGTGGTCGGTTGAACAAGGAGATGCCGATCTCCGCCAGCAACGTAATGCTTGTCGATCCCACGACCGGAAAGCCGACGCGTATTGGTGTACGGTTTTTGAAAGATGGAAGTAAAGAACGATTTGCGAAAAAGTCAGGCACAACTCTTGACAAGATCGCACCGGCACGTAGTCGTCACGCAGTAAAATGA
- the rplN gene encoding 50S ribosomal protein L14: MIQQESRLEVADNTGARQVMCIKVLGGSRRRFASVGDVIVCSVKSVIPGSEVKKKSIVRAVIVRTKTPTRRPDGSYIRFDSNAVVLIDKDKTPRGTRIFGAVARELRDRNFMKIVSLANEVV; the protein is encoded by the coding sequence ATGATCCAACAAGAATCCCGACTCGAGGTTGCCGACAACACCGGTGCTCGTCAAGTCATGTGCATCAAGGTACTCGGCGGATCGCGTCGACGGTTCGCCAGTGTTGGTGACGTGATCGTGTGCAGTGTGAAAAGTGTGATTCCTGGTAGTGAAGTCAAGAAGAAGTCGATTGTGCGGGCGGTTATCGTTCGTACGAAGACTCCGACACGACGTCCTGACGGTAGTTACATTCGGTTTGATTCCAATGCGGTTGTGCTGATTGACAAAGACAAGACTCCTCGGGGAACGCGGATTTTTGGTGCGGTTGCTCGAGAGCTTCGCGATCGTAACTTTATGAAGATCGTTAGTTTGGCGAACGAGGTTGTTTGA
- the rpsQ gene encoding 30S ribosomal protein S17 yields the protein MPKRVVTGVVTSDKMSKTRRVEINRVVKHPKYKKYVKRSTVCHMHDENNESGVGDRVELIESPPVSKLKRWRLVRVLVKSTEVDVAALRAARKDAAEAEALEAAHAGETEQA from the coding sequence ATGCCAAAGCGTGTCGTAACCGGTGTCGTCACTAGCGACAAGATGAGCAAGACTCGTCGCGTCGAAATCAATCGTGTCGTTAAGCATCCGAAGTATAAGAAGTATGTGAAACGTAGTACGGTTTGTCACATGCACGACGAAAACAATGAGTCGGGCGTGGGCGACCGCGTTGAATTGATTGAGTCGCCACCGGTTAGCAAGCTTAAGCGTTGGCGTTTAGTTCGAGTGCTCGTCAAGAGTACCGAGGTCGATGTTGCCGCTCTGCGTGCGGCCCGGAAAGATGCTGCGGAAGCTGAAGCACTTGAAGCAGCACACGCTGGCGAAACTGAACAAGCATAG
- the rpmC gene encoding 50S ribosomal protein L29: MTKITELREMSDEQLQATLNEAGETLFRLRFQSQSERLNTPSEIRKNRRMIARIKTIQTERVPATT, from the coding sequence ATGACAAAGATCACAGAACTTCGCGAAATGAGCGATGAACAACTGCAAGCGACATTGAACGAAGCGGGCGAAACCCTGTTTCGACTTCGTTTTCAATCGCAGTCCGAACGGCTCAATACGCCAAGTGAGATTAGAAAAAATCGCCGCATGATTGCTCGGATCAAAACGATCCAAACCGAGCGTGTTCCTGCGACTACTTAG
- the rplP gene encoding 50S ribosomal protein L16 gives MALMPKRVKHRKSQRGRIKGSATRGNTVVFGDYGIQSLDAGWIKATTIEAGRIAAQQYVRGEGKLYIRIFPDKSVTSTPLETRMGKGKGEPDFWAAVVKPGTVLYELGGVTEQQAKVCFARLASKLPVKVRFVERRSSMS, from the coding sequence ATGGCGCTGATGCCCAAGCGGGTCAAGCATCGAAAAAGCCAAAGAGGTCGCATAAAAGGTAGCGCGACGCGCGGCAACACTGTCGTCTTCGGTGACTATGGTATCCAATCGCTTGATGCGGGTTGGATCAAAGCCACGACGATTGAAGCCGGTCGTATCGCTGCTCAGCAATACGTCCGCGGTGAAGGAAAGCTTTACATCCGGATTTTCCCTGACAAGTCAGTTACCAGCACGCCGTTGGAAACTCGAATGGGTAAGGGAAAGGGTGAGCCAGACTTCTGGGCCGCGGTCGTAAAGCCGGGAACGGTTTTATACGAGCTTGGTGGTGTAACTGAACAGCAGGCCAAGGTTTGTTTCGCCCGTTTGGCGAGCAAATTGCCGGTCAAGGTTCGGTTTGTCGAGCGACGTAGTAGTATGTCGTAA